From a region of the Nocardioides ginsengisegetis genome:
- a CDS encoding NAD(P)/FAD-dependent oxidoreductase: MNEYDVVVVGGGAAGLSAALVLTRARRRVAVVDAGEPRNAPAAHMHGYLGSDGLPPADLLRAGREEVAGYGGELVAGRVTAITTVGSTPPGRGHRRWFDLRLEDGSTLRARRVLVTTGLRDEVPDVPGVRERWGRDLLHCPYCHGWEVRDQPLGVLGGTAEAVAHAHLVREWTSDVVLFTHGSRLTADQREQLVARAIGVVDEPVTRLVVEDDRLTGVELGSGHVVPRAAVFVRPQLVPQDDLLVGLGCASRDDGWVVTDPTGLTSVPGVWAAGNAVNPRAQVITAAGEGSAAAIAINADLVEEDLPIAVANYRLGLPL; encoded by the coding sequence ATGAACGAATACGACGTGGTGGTGGTCGGCGGAGGCGCCGCCGGCCTCTCGGCAGCCCTGGTCCTCACCCGTGCCCGCCGCCGCGTCGCCGTCGTGGATGCGGGCGAGCCGCGCAACGCCCCCGCCGCGCACATGCACGGCTACCTCGGCTCCGACGGGCTCCCGCCCGCCGACCTGCTGCGGGCCGGGCGTGAGGAGGTCGCCGGCTACGGCGGCGAGCTCGTCGCGGGCCGGGTCACCGCCATCACCACGGTCGGATCGACGCCCCCCGGGCGTGGACACCGGCGCTGGTTCGACCTGCGGCTCGAGGACGGGAGCACGCTGCGCGCCCGCCGCGTCCTGGTCACCACCGGGCTGCGCGACGAGGTCCCGGACGTCCCCGGCGTCCGGGAGCGCTGGGGCCGCGACCTGCTGCACTGCCCCTACTGCCACGGCTGGGAGGTGCGCGACCAGCCTCTCGGGGTGCTCGGCGGCACCGCGGAGGCCGTCGCCCACGCCCACCTGGTGCGCGAGTGGACCTCCGACGTCGTGCTCTTCACGCACGGCAGCCGGCTGACCGCCGACCAGCGCGAGCAGCTCGTGGCCCGCGCCATCGGCGTCGTCGACGAGCCCGTCACCCGCCTCGTGGTCGAGGACGACCGGCTGACCGGGGTCGAGCTCGGGTCCGGCCACGTCGTCCCGCGCGCCGCCGTGTTCGTCCGCCCGCAGCTCGTGCCGCAGGACGACCTGCTCGTGGGCCTCGGCTGCGCGTCCCGCGACGACGGGTGGGTGGTCACCGACCCGACGGGCCTCACCAGCGTGCCCGGCGTCTGGGCGGCGGGAAACGCCGTCAACCCGCGCGCCCAGGTCATCACTGCCGCAGGCGAGGGCTCCGCGGCCGCGATCGCGATCAACGCCGACCTCGTCGAGGAGGACCTGCCGATCGCCGTCGCGAACTACCGGCTCGGCCTGCCCCTCTGA
- a CDS encoding LuxR C-terminal-related transcriptional regulator, which yields MTSRHGDLVGRRQELADLRSTLGSARLVTLTGPGGIGKTTLARAAAADHGRARREETWVLDLADLVDADLLGHSVAGVIGVQARGASADEVAAAVADRAGLLVLDGCEAMLDAAVSLVAALLAAAPRLRVLATSHQQLGVTGEVVVPVGPLPAEDAQALFATRAATALPSFRLTDDNAVAIARLCEALDGVPLAVELAAARILVLSPQGILERLDDRQRLLVKGARDAPARQRSLRASLEASHELCTPDEQLLWARLSVFTGGFPLEAAEEVCAGDGLDAGDVLDLVDGLLDKSVLTREDDGASYVRFRMLDSLREYARETLTEDQVQAARARHLAWYADLVGTAAAGFFGPGQATSYRTLRREHANLREALRYAVADPRHAAQALEIVAALEPWWAVTGRVSEARHWLARACDAADARPDTRVRALALAGWTATLQGDPDAGRSLLEKADAVVAEHPVDDATRGRLLVARSLEASWRGAPDEALVSLEQAVAAAHASGDRMLEVTAVLVLGLSHAFVGDLDRAGVTLQACVDLTEPVGEVHVRSYALSALGMLALLRADADTAADLERRALVMSAELGDRSATAFVLEVLAWVAAAERRTERAATLLGAADAHWRHLGVDPDAVPYLSANRRLSEERAGIDRGTPAFRTAFARGAALPEDEVLALALDRTVEATTPAEEQVPLTRRELEVAQLVGRGLSNREVAEELFISQRTVETHVDNILRKLGFGSRTQVAAWVVELAARRP from the coding sequence GTGACCTCGCGTCACGGAGACCTGGTCGGACGCCGCCAGGAGCTGGCCGACCTGCGGAGCACCCTCGGCTCCGCACGGTTGGTCACCCTGACGGGTCCGGGCGGGATCGGGAAGACCACGCTCGCCCGCGCCGCCGCCGCCGACCACGGCCGGGCGCGCCGGGAGGAGACGTGGGTGCTCGACCTGGCCGACCTGGTCGACGCCGACCTGCTCGGGCACTCGGTCGCCGGGGTGATCGGCGTCCAGGCCCGGGGTGCGTCGGCCGACGAGGTCGCCGCCGCGGTGGCCGACCGCGCCGGCCTGCTCGTCCTGGACGGCTGCGAGGCAATGCTCGATGCCGCCGTGTCACTGGTCGCGGCGCTGCTCGCCGCGGCCCCCAGGCTGCGCGTCCTGGCCACCTCGCACCAGCAGCTCGGCGTGACCGGCGAGGTCGTCGTCCCCGTCGGACCGCTCCCGGCCGAGGACGCCCAGGCACTGTTCGCGACCCGGGCGGCGACCGCCCTGCCGTCCTTCCGGCTCACCGACGACAACGCCGTCGCGATCGCGCGACTCTGCGAGGCGCTCGACGGGGTGCCGCTGGCGGTCGAGCTGGCCGCCGCCCGGATCCTGGTGCTCTCCCCGCAGGGCATCCTCGAGCGCCTCGACGACCGGCAGCGACTGCTGGTGAAGGGCGCCCGCGACGCCCCGGCCCGGCAGCGCTCGCTCCGGGCCTCGCTCGAGGCCAGCCACGAGCTGTGCACCCCGGACGAGCAGCTGCTGTGGGCGCGGCTGTCGGTGTTCACCGGCGGCTTCCCCCTCGAGGCGGCCGAGGAGGTCTGCGCCGGCGACGGCCTCGACGCCGGCGACGTGCTCGACCTCGTCGACGGGCTGCTCGACAAGTCGGTGCTGACCCGCGAGGACGACGGGGCGTCCTACGTCCGGTTCCGGATGCTCGACTCGCTCCGGGAGTACGCCCGCGAGACGCTCACCGAGGACCAGGTGCAGGCGGCCCGCGCCCGGCACCTGGCCTGGTACGCCGACCTCGTCGGCACCGCGGCCGCCGGCTTCTTCGGTCCCGGACAGGCCACGTCCTACCGCACCCTGCGACGCGAGCACGCCAACCTCCGCGAGGCGCTGCGGTACGCCGTCGCCGACCCACGGCATGCGGCGCAGGCCCTGGAGATCGTGGCCGCGCTCGAGCCCTGGTGGGCGGTGACCGGGCGCGTGAGCGAGGCCCGGCACTGGCTGGCCCGGGCCTGCGACGCCGCCGACGCCCGGCCGGACACGCGGGTCCGCGCCCTGGCCCTCGCCGGCTGGACCGCGACCCTGCAGGGCGACCCGGACGCGGGTCGGTCACTGCTCGAGAAGGCCGACGCGGTGGTCGCGGAGCACCCCGTTGACGACGCCACGCGCGGCCGGTTGCTGGTGGCCCGCTCGCTCGAGGCGAGCTGGCGGGGCGCCCCCGACGAGGCGCTGGTGTCGCTGGAGCAGGCGGTGGCCGCGGCCCACGCGTCCGGCGACCGGATGCTCGAGGTGACGGCCGTGCTCGTGCTCGGTCTGTCCCACGCCTTCGTGGGCGACCTGGACCGGGCCGGGGTGACCCTCCAGGCCTGCGTGGACCTCACCGAGCCGGTCGGCGAGGTGCACGTCCGCTCCTACGCCCTGTCCGCGCTGGGGATGCTCGCGCTGCTGCGGGCCGACGCGGACACGGCCGCCGACCTGGAGCGGCGGGCGCTCGTGATGAGCGCCGAGCTCGGCGACCGCTCGGCCACGGCGTTCGTGCTGGAGGTGCTCGCGTGGGTGGCGGCCGCGGAGCGGCGCACCGAGCGTGCTGCGACGTTGCTGGGCGCGGCGGACGCGCACTGGCGCCACCTCGGGGTGGACCCGGACGCCGTGCCCTACCTGTCGGCCAACCGCCGGCTGAGCGAGGAGCGCGCGGGGATCGACCGAGGCACTCCCGCCTTCCGCACCGCGTTCGCCCGCGGCGCCGCCCTGCCCGAGGACGAGGTGCTGGCGCTGGCCCTGGACCGGACGGTCGAGGCGACCACCCCGGCGGAGGAGCAGGTCCCGCTGACCCGGCGCGAGCTCGAGGTGGCCCAGCTCGTCGGACGCGGACTGTCCAACCGGGAGGTCGCCGAGGAGCTGTTCATCTCGCAGCGCACCGTGGAGACCCACGTCGACAACATCCTGCGCAAGCTCGGCTTCGGGTCGCGCACGCAGGTCGCCGCCTGGGTGGTCGAGCTGGCGGCCCGGCGCCCCTGA
- a CDS encoding DUF1876 domain-containing protein has product MHTAKWTIDLFLFEDGPRTRAEAVLRTGLGTELRNVGAARRNPSDPEVPEIGDELAVCRALNGLVHDLMESTIADIEANSPGRRPTIDVDEPVRPG; this is encoded by the coding sequence ATGCACACGGCGAAGTGGACCATCGACCTCTTCCTGTTCGAGGACGGGCCGCGCACCAGGGCGGAGGCCGTCCTGCGGACCGGTCTCGGCACCGAGCTGCGCAACGTCGGAGCCGCCCGACGGAACCCGAGCGACCCCGAGGTACCCGAGATCGGCGACGAGCTCGCGGTCTGCCGCGCCCTCAACGGCCTGGTCCACGACCTGATGGAGTCGACGATCGCCGACATCGAGGCCAACAGCCCCGGCCGGCGTCCGACCATCGACGTGGACGAGCCGGTGCGTCCGGGCTGA
- a CDS encoding MMPL family transporter, with translation MDRFTRGIATASARHPWRTITSWVLVLGAVFFLAAAGGGTFTDDFSAPGSQSARAMELLNQNFPDAAKGSAMVVLEAQDGTTLADQRGQVATVLGGVDALDHVASVTDPFAAGTISADGRIGYAVLTLDVPEREMGKPAFTVLSDAVSGTDVQGLRVELGGAAVFLNSEDSAGGHVAIGLLVALLVLLVVFGTLVSAILPIGLSIVAVGASIGGITLMAGAMDVSVSAISVAGLVGLGVGVDYALFVLARYRENRSAGQENSQALAGAMGSSGAAVVFAGGTVVIATAALAITGLGVLTSIGLATAIMVFFAVAAAITLLPALLALLGNRIDRGRLVRRHRPVKAAEDTAWWRFGHRVSARPWPYLLASIGVLVAIAAPAFWMQTSFPAAGDAPAGTTHRQAYDLLTEGFGVGINAPLLVVVDLDAAGTDAPGLATLTREIAAVPGIASVGEPQTSADGSTAVFTAIPTTGPADLATSSTITLVREAIPGNVYVSGITASTDDLNAQLSRTLPIFIGAVIAVSFLLLMMVFRSVAVPLKAAAMNLLSIGAAYGVLVAVFQWGWGSSLIGMEGPTPITSIIVVIMFPILFGLSMDYEVFLLSRIREEYVRTGDNTESVARGLAGTGRVVTSAALIMVVIFLSFVASPIPSLKMVGLGLAVAILVDATIVRLVLVPAAMALLGDRNWWLPGWLDRILPHVTVEGSAVEAAYDELAGTTEEELVGR, from the coding sequence ATGGACAGGTTCACCCGCGGCATCGCCACCGCCAGCGCGAGGCACCCATGGCGCACCATCACGAGCTGGGTCCTCGTCCTGGGCGCCGTCTTCTTCCTCGCCGCCGCCGGCGGCGGGACCTTCACCGACGACTTCTCCGCACCCGGCAGCCAGAGCGCCCGCGCCATGGAGCTGCTCAACCAGAACTTCCCGGACGCCGCCAAGGGCTCGGCCATGGTCGTCCTCGAGGCCCAGGACGGTACGACGCTCGCCGACCAGCGCGGCCAGGTGGCGACGGTCCTCGGCGGCGTGGACGCCCTCGACCACGTCGCCTCGGTCACGGACCCGTTCGCGGCGGGCACGATCTCCGCCGACGGCCGGATCGGCTATGCCGTGCTGACCCTCGACGTCCCCGAGCGGGAGATGGGCAAGCCGGCGTTCACCGTGCTGTCCGACGCGGTCTCGGGCACCGACGTCCAGGGCCTGCGCGTCGAGCTCGGCGGCGCCGCGGTGTTCCTGAACTCCGAGGACAGCGCCGGCGGCCACGTCGCCATCGGGCTCCTCGTCGCGCTCCTCGTGCTGCTCGTCGTCTTCGGCACCCTCGTCTCGGCGATCCTCCCGATCGGGCTGTCCATCGTCGCGGTCGGCGCCAGCATCGGTGGCATCACCCTGATGGCCGGGGCGATGGACGTGTCGGTCTCGGCCATCTCGGTCGCCGGGCTGGTCGGGCTCGGGGTCGGCGTCGACTACGCCCTGTTCGTCCTGGCCCGCTACCGGGAGAACCGCTCCGCCGGGCAGGAGAACTCCCAGGCCCTGGCTGGTGCGATGGGATCCTCCGGCGCCGCCGTGGTCTTCGCCGGAGGCACCGTCGTCATCGCCACCGCAGCCCTGGCCATCACCGGCCTGGGCGTGCTGACCTCGATCGGCCTCGCGACCGCGATCATGGTGTTCTTCGCCGTCGCCGCGGCCATCACCCTCCTCCCGGCCCTGCTGGCCCTGCTGGGGAACCGCATCGACCGCGGCCGCCTCGTGCGCCGGCACCGCCCCGTCAAGGCGGCCGAGGACACCGCCTGGTGGCGCTTCGGCCACCGCGTCTCCGCCCGGCCGTGGCCCTACCTGCTCGCCTCGATCGGCGTGCTCGTGGCCATCGCGGCCCCGGCGTTCTGGATGCAGACGAGCTTCCCGGCCGCCGGTGACGCTCCCGCCGGGACGACCCACCGCCAGGCCTACGACCTGCTCACCGAGGGATTCGGCGTCGGCATCAACGCACCGCTCCTCGTCGTGGTCGACCTCGACGCGGCGGGCACGGACGCCCCCGGTCTGGCCACCCTCACCCGTGAGATCGCCGCCGTCCCCGGCATCGCGTCCGTCGGCGAGCCCCAGACGTCGGCCGACGGGAGCACGGCGGTCTTCACGGCCATCCCCACCACCGGTCCCGCCGACCTCGCCACGTCCTCGACCATCACCCTGGTCCGCGAGGCGATCCCGGGCAACGTCTACGTCTCCGGCATCACCGCGAGCACCGACGACCTCAACGCCCAGCTCTCCCGGACGCTGCCGATCTTCATCGGTGCCGTGATCGCGGTGTCCTTCCTCCTGCTGATGATGGTCTTCCGCTCCGTCGCGGTCCCGCTGAAGGCCGCCGCGATGAACCTGCTGTCGATCGGTGCCGCCTACGGCGTCCTGGTCGCGGTCTTCCAGTGGGGCTGGGGCAGCAGCCTGATCGGCATGGAGGGACCGACCCCGATCACCTCGATCATCGTGGTCATCATGTTCCCGATCCTGTTCGGGCTCTCGATGGACTACGAGGTGTTCCTGCTGTCCCGGATCCGCGAGGAGTACGTCCGCACCGGTGACAACACCGAGTCGGTCGCCCGCGGCCTGGCCGGGACGGGACGGGTGGTCACGTCCGCGGCGCTGATCATGGTCGTGATCTTCCTCAGCTTCGTGGCCAGCCCGATCCCGTCGCTGAAGATGGTCGGGCTGGGGCTCGCGGTCGCGATCCTCGTCGACGCCACGATCGTCCGGCTGGTGCTGGTGCCCGCCGCGATGGCGCTCCTCGGCGACCGGAACTGGTGGCTCCCCGGCTGGCTCGACCGGATCCTGCCGCACGTCACCGTCGAGGGCTCCGCTGTCGAGGCGGCGTACGACGAGCTCGCCGGCACCACCGAGGAGGAGCTGGTCGGCCGCTGA
- a CDS encoding peptide chain release factor 3: MPDTRPRRTFAVISHPDAGKSTLTEALALHARVITEAGAVHGKGDRRATVSDWMAMEKARGISITSAALQFVYRDHVINLVDTPGHSDFSEDTYRVLSAVDSAVMLVDAGKGLEPQTLKLFKVCALRGIPVITVINKWDRPGLSALELMDLIQEKIKLRPTPLTWPVGEAGDFRGVLDRRTGEFVKYTRTAGGATRAPERRMTADEVEENDAQVWAAAVEEHDLLGLDEADHDQERFLAGETTPVMFASALQNFGVAQLLDLLLDLAPEPGATAGVDGSLRQVDDEFSAFVFKVQSGMNNAHRDRLAYARVVSGTFERGMVVTHASTGRPFATKFAQAVFGRETTSVENAEPGDIIGFVNAQALRVGDTVYVGDAIEYPPVPTFAPEHFVTASAGDIGRYKQFRKGIEQLDQEGVVQVLRSDLRGDQTPVLAAVGPMQFEVVEDRMTNEFNAPIRFSRLDYQVARITDAAGAAKLSGMRGIEVLQRSDGTRLALFVDQWRAMVTARDNPDILLEALPAGGS, encoded by the coding sequence GTGCCCGACACCCGCCCCCGCCGTACCTTCGCCGTCATCAGCCACCCCGACGCCGGCAAGTCGACCCTGACCGAGGCGCTCGCGCTGCACGCGCGCGTGATCACCGAGGCGGGCGCCGTCCACGGCAAGGGCGACCGGCGCGCCACGGTGTCGGACTGGATGGCGATGGAGAAGGCGCGCGGCATCTCGATCACCTCCGCGGCGCTGCAGTTCGTCTACCGCGACCACGTCATCAACCTGGTCGACACCCCGGGCCACAGCGACTTCTCCGAGGACACCTACCGGGTGCTGTCCGCGGTCGACTCGGCCGTGATGCTGGTCGACGCCGGCAAGGGGCTCGAGCCGCAGACCCTCAAGCTGTTCAAGGTCTGCGCGCTGCGCGGCATCCCGGTGATCACCGTGATCAACAAGTGGGACCGGCCCGGCCTGTCAGCCCTGGAGCTGATGGACCTGATCCAGGAGAAGATCAAGCTCCGCCCCACTCCCCTGACCTGGCCCGTCGGCGAGGCCGGCGACTTCCGCGGGGTCCTGGACCGACGTACGGGCGAGTTCGTGAAGTACACCCGCACCGCCGGTGGAGCCACGCGGGCCCCCGAGCGGCGGATGACGGCCGACGAGGTCGAGGAGAACGACGCGCAGGTGTGGGCGGCCGCGGTCGAGGAGCACGACCTGCTCGGCCTCGACGAGGCCGACCACGACCAGGAGCGCTTCCTGGCCGGCGAGACGACGCCGGTCATGTTCGCCTCGGCGCTCCAGAACTTCGGCGTCGCGCAGCTGCTGGACCTGCTGCTCGACCTGGCCCCGGAGCCCGGCGCGACGGCGGGCGTCGACGGCTCGCTCCGCCAGGTCGACGACGAGTTCAGTGCCTTCGTGTTCAAGGTCCAGTCCGGCATGAACAACGCCCACCGCGACCGGCTCGCCTACGCGCGGGTCGTCTCCGGCACGTTCGAGCGCGGCATGGTCGTCACCCACGCCTCCACCGGTCGCCCCTTCGCGACGAAGTTCGCCCAGGCGGTCTTCGGCCGCGAGACGACCTCGGTCGAGAACGCCGAGCCCGGCGACATCATCGGCTTCGTCAACGCGCAGGCGCTGCGCGTCGGGGACACGGTGTACGTCGGCGACGCCATCGAGTACCCGCCCGTCCCGACCTTCGCCCCCGAGCACTTCGTGACCGCCAGCGCCGGCGACATCGGCCGCTACAAGCAGTTCCGCAAGGGCATCGAGCAGCTCGACCAGGAGGGCGTGGTGCAGGTGCTGCGCTCCGACCTGCGCGGCGACCAGACCCCGGTGCTCGCGGCGGTCGGTCCGATGCAGTTCGAGGTCGTCGAGGACCGGATGACCAACGAGTTCAACGCCCCGATCCGCTTCTCCCGGCTCGACTACCAGGTCGCCCGGATCACCGACGCCGCCGGCGCCGCGAAGCTGTCCGGGATGCGCGGCATCGAGGTCCTCCAGCGCAGCGACGGCACGCGGCTGGCGCTGTTCGTCGACCAGTGGCGCGCCATGGTCACCGCCCGGGACAACCCCGACATCCTGCTCGAGGCCCTGCCCGCCGGCGGGAGCTGA
- a CDS encoding DUF5995 family protein, whose amino-acid sequence MSKHMLEKSMHRTTRWIGTVLTGALVAALAATGPPASAGTTQPNVPWSAYLSGWTDQYIPTSDNDCVAGRDKCLKATLRELARVADDTATSCSHNAIFARAYLRMTQTYGWSRAIPGYYADVPFANHQDAVFAKYFTDSYYNYQSGNRAAVPEAWQIALDASRDERVTGTGSLLLGMNAHINRDLPFVLAAVGLVAPDGSSRKPDYDAVERWLYTATEPLIAEFAARFDPTVDDGDDPYGISNLALFQLVSQWRETAWRNAEALVSAPTADARAQVAASIEAAATQAAKGILATQSYVPGLSSPVARDRFCRAHYADAPPEAYDFGWAKPFGY is encoded by the coding sequence TTGAGCAAGCACATGCTCGAGAAGTCCATGCACCGCACGACCCGCTGGATCGGGACGGTCCTGACGGGAGCGCTGGTCGCCGCGCTCGCGGCCACCGGCCCGCCCGCGTCTGCGGGCACCACACAGCCCAACGTCCCGTGGTCGGCGTACCTCTCCGGGTGGACCGACCAGTACATCCCGACCAGCGACAACGACTGCGTGGCGGGTCGCGACAAGTGCCTCAAGGCGACGCTCAGGGAGCTGGCCCGGGTCGCGGACGACACCGCGACGAGCTGCTCCCACAACGCGATCTTCGCGCGCGCCTACCTGCGGATGACGCAGACCTACGGCTGGAGCCGCGCGATCCCGGGCTACTACGCGGACGTGCCGTTCGCCAACCACCAGGACGCGGTCTTCGCGAAGTACTTCACCGACTCCTACTACAACTACCAGTCCGGCAACCGCGCCGCCGTGCCGGAGGCCTGGCAGATCGCCCTGGACGCCTCGCGCGACGAGCGCGTCACCGGCACCGGCAGCCTGCTGCTCGGCATGAACGCCCACATCAACCGCGACCTGCCGTTCGTGCTCGCCGCGGTCGGGCTGGTCGCCCCGGACGGGTCCTCCCGCAAGCCCGACTACGACGCGGTCGAGCGGTGGCTCTACACCGCCACCGAGCCGCTGATCGCCGAGTTCGCAGCGCGCTTCGACCCCACGGTCGACGACGGCGACGACCCCTACGGCATCAGCAACCTCGCGCTCTTCCAGCTGGTCTCGCAGTGGCGCGAGACCGCCTGGCGCAACGCGGAGGCCCTGGTCTCGGCGCCGACGGCGGACGCGCGCGCCCAGGTCGCGGCCTCCATCGAGGCGGCGGCCACCCAGGCGGCGAAGGGCATCCTGGCCACTCAGTCCTACGTCCCGGGCCTCAGCTCACCTGTCGCCCGCGACCGGTTCTGCCGCGCGCACTACGCCGACGCTCCCCCGGAGGCCTACGACTTCGGGTGGGCCAAGCCCTTCGGCTACTAG
- a CDS encoding hemerythrin domain-containing protein has translation MSTDAIVLLKDEHQLIRKAFTDFEEAGDKAYAAKGAAVDRIIELLTVHTYLENEVMYPRVRELLPEVEDDVLESYEEHHVADVLVVELAAMKPDSERFVAKTTVLIENVRHHMDEEEQEWFPKVREGLGRTVLQEIGAEMIEARKTAPKRPSQPSALKKTIDAIIS, from the coding sequence ATGTCCACCGATGCCATCGTCCTGCTCAAGGACGAGCACCAGCTGATCCGCAAGGCCTTCACCGACTTCGAGGAGGCCGGTGACAAGGCGTACGCCGCGAAGGGCGCCGCCGTCGACCGGATCATCGAGCTGCTGACGGTCCACACCTACCTCGAGAACGAGGTGATGTATCCCCGCGTCCGCGAGCTGCTCCCCGAGGTCGAGGACGACGTCCTGGAGTCCTACGAGGAGCACCACGTCGCCGATGTTCTCGTGGTCGAGCTGGCCGCCATGAAGCCCGACAGCGAGCGCTTCGTCGCCAAGACCACCGTGCTCATCGAGAACGTCCGGCACCACATGGACGAGGAGGAGCAGGAGTGGTTCCCGAAGGTCCGGGAGGGCCTGGGGCGGACGGTGCTGCAGGAGATCGGGGCCGAGATGATCGAGGCCCGCAAGACGGCCCCGAAGCGTCCCTCCCAGCCCAGCGCGCTCAAGAAGACGATCGACGCGATCATCTCCTGA
- a CDS encoding STAS domain-containing protein, which yields MHEPSPLPTLLKISLVPDAPYLFLDLGGELDLSGVGEVPMHAYAERRDITTVLVDLGELTFCDATGLRTLLSFQRAQEELGRTVSVVRASPLVWRLMRICGLTERLEFAPQLDTAV from the coding sequence ATGCACGAACCGTCACCACTGCCCACGCTGTTGAAGATCTCGCTGGTCCCCGACGCGCCGTACCTGTTTCTCGACCTGGGGGGAGAGCTCGACCTGAGTGGAGTGGGAGAGGTGCCGATGCACGCGTACGCCGAGCGCCGGGACATCACGACGGTCCTGGTCGACCTGGGCGAGCTCACGTTCTGCGACGCGACCGGACTCCGGACGCTGCTGTCCTTCCAGCGTGCGCAGGAGGAGCTCGGCCGGACCGTCTCCGTGGTCCGGGCCAGCCCGCTCGTGTGGCGGCTGATGCGGATCTGCGGGCTCACCGAGCGGCTGGAGTTCGCGCCCCAGCTGGACACGGCAGTCTGA
- a CDS encoding SDR family oxidoreductase encodes MSADQGVVVITGGTRGIGAATARRLAAAGQALCLGYRSQHDTAHALAAELAGAGTEVRVVSCDVAIPDDVRALFAAADEMGRVVALVNAAAVLEQQCRMDAVDRARWERVFAVNVFGAAASCAEAVARMSTARGGAGGAIVNVSSRASELGSPNEYVDYAASKAALDTLSRGLALEVAAEGIRVNVVRPGIIDTDMHASGGDPGRAARLGPTQPMGRAGRPAEVAEAIAWLLGPAASFTTGAFLDVSGGR; translated from the coding sequence ATGAGCGCTGACCAGGGCGTCGTCGTCATCACGGGCGGCACGCGCGGGATCGGCGCGGCCACCGCCCGCCGGCTCGCGGCCGCCGGGCAGGCGCTCTGCCTGGGCTACCGGTCGCAGCACGACACCGCCCACGCGCTCGCGGCCGAGCTGGCCGGCGCCGGCACGGAGGTGCGCGTGGTGAGCTGCGACGTCGCGATTCCCGACGACGTCCGGGCCCTGTTCGCCGCAGCCGACGAGATGGGCCGCGTCGTCGCCCTCGTCAACGCCGCGGCGGTCCTCGAGCAGCAGTGCCGGATGGACGCCGTCGACCGGGCGCGCTGGGAGCGCGTCTTCGCCGTCAACGTGTTCGGGGCGGCGGCCAGCTGCGCCGAGGCGGTCGCCCGGATGTCGACCGCCCGCGGCGGCGCCGGCGGCGCGATCGTCAACGTCTCCTCCCGCGCGTCCGAGCTCGGCTCCCCGAACGAGTACGTCGACTACGCGGCGAGCAAGGCGGCCCTGGACACCCTGTCCCGCGGGCTGGCCCTCGAGGTGGCCGCGGAGGGCATCCGGGTCAACGTCGTGCGGCCCGGCATCATCGACACCGACATGCACGCCAGCGGCGGCGACCCCGGGCGGGCCGCCCGCCTCGGGCCGACCCAGCCGATGGGCCGCGCGGGCCGGCCGGCCGAGGTCGCCGAGGCGATCGCCTGGCTCCTGGGCCCGGCCGCGTCCTTCACCACCGGCGCCTTCCTCGACGTCTCGGGCGGCCGCTGA